CTCGGCGAGACGCGACTGCATCTCCCGCGCACTCGCGAGCAGCTTGCCGAGGTCGGGTGCGCTCACGTGCGCGCGCCTCGCGGCCCGCCCGGCGCGATGGGCTGGATGTCGACGATCGACGCGCCGAGCACCTCGAGCGCGGTGTTCACGCCCTCGTTGTGGAGCGCGGCCTGGCGCGCACGGCGGGCGGCCTCGCGGCGGAGCGCCGAGGCGTCGTCGCCGTCGCGCTGCGGGGCGTCGTCGCGCGCACCGCGGGCCCGGCGCGGCGGCGGCGTCGACTCGGCGCAGCGGATCTCGACCGTCGTCGGCTCGGCGAAGAACTCCGAGCAGACCGCTTCGAGCGCGGCGGCCCGGTCGCGCAGGCGGCGCGCCTGGAAGTCGCTTCCGAGCTCGATCGCGACGAAGCCGCTCTGGCGCTCGACGAGCCTCGCGTCGGCGAGCGCCGCGAAGCCTCCGCGGTCGCGCTCCTGGGCGAAGGCGCGGAGGCGGTCGAACACCACGGGAAGCGGAGCCTCGTCGGCGCGCGGTCCGCGCGCCCGCGACGGCGCGGCGCGGGTCGACCCGAAGGCGGAGTCGTCGCCGCGCCCGTCGACTTCGGCGTCGGGGTCGCCGAAGTCGACGTCGTCCGGGAAGGGCACGTCGTCGTCGAGGGCCGCGCGGGTCGGGGCGGACGCGCGCGGAGGCGCCGACCGGGGCGCCGCTTCGCCGGGCGCGCTGCGGGGCGGGGCGTCGGCTGCCGCGCGGCGGGGAGGCGCGTCGTCGGGAGGCGTGCCGCGGCGCGCCGTCGGAGGGCCGGGCTCGCCTCGCGCGGGCGGCGTCGATCGCGCCGGTGCTCCCTCGCCGCCGCGCCCGCCGCCCACGTTGCCGCCGCCTGCGAGGCGCCGCTCGAGCGCGTCGAGCCGGGCGAGCAGGCGCGCGACGTCCTCGCCGTCGGGCATCGTCGCGAGCCGCACGATCGCCATCTCGAGCACCGCGTAGGGCTGCGGCGCCCAGGCGAGATCCTCCTGCTCGCGGACCATCGCGCGGAACATGCGGCGCAGCCTCGCGGCGTCCGTCGATCCGGCGAGCGTGCGCAGCTCCTCGAGCTCGGCGTCGCTCGCCTCGACGAGCTCGCCGTCGGGCGCGATCGCGAGCACGACGAGGTCGCGCAGCAGCGCGATCAACGCGGCCGCCAGACGCTTCGGGTCGCTGCCGGAATCGACGGCGCGCGCGCACGCGTCGAGCGCGGCCGCGGCGTCGCGCTCGATGCACGCGCGCGCGATCGCGAGCAGCACGCGGCGGTCGATCAGGTCGAGCACGGTCGCGACCGTCTCGTCGGAGATCTCGTTGCCGCCGTAGGCGATCAGCTGGTCGAGCAGCGTCTGCGCGTCGCGCATCGAGCCGTCGCCCTCGAGCGCGATCGAGACCAGGCTCGCGCGCGAGAGCGAGACGCCCTCCGCCTCCGCGATCCGGCCGAGCTGATCGGCGACGTCGGCGATCCGGATGCGCCGCAGGTCGTAGCGCTGGCAGCGCGACACGACCGTGAACGGGATCTTCTCGGGGTTCGTCGTCGCGAAGAGGAAGAGGCTGCTCGGCGGCGGCTCCTCGAGCGTCTTCAGCAGCGCGTTGAACGCAGCCGTCGAGAGCATGTGCACCTCGTCGACGACGAAGATGCGGTGCTTGCCGGGGGAGGGCGCGTAGCGGATCGACTCGATCAGCTCGCGCACGTCGTCGACGCTGGTGCGGCTCGCCGCGTCGACCTCCTGCACGTCGGTCGAGCGACCGGCGCTGATGTCGCGGCACGCGTCGCAGGTGCCGCACGGGGTCTCCGTCGGACCCTTCTCGCAGTTCAGGCAGCGAGCGACGATGCGCGCGATCGTCGTCTTGCCGACGCCGCGCGGTCCCGTGAGCAGGATGGCGTGCGGGACGCGGCCGGTGCGGATCGCGTTGCGCAGCGCGGTCGTGACGTGCGCCTGCCCGACGACCTCGTCGAAGGCCTGCGGCCGCCACTTTCGCGCGATGACCTGGTAGCTCAAGCGGGGGCCTCGCTGGGGGCGCGGCGCGCCGGAGGGCGCGCCGCGCGAGGCTGCGGCAACAGAAGACCGCAGGGCACCCCCGCTCGCAACCGAATCCCCGCTACGGCTGCTCCCTTCCGGGCCTGACCGGGTTCACGAGTCTCCGAGCTCGAGCGGGACCCTGCGATCCCCTCTTGCCGCAGGACGGCGCAGGGTACCGCGCGGCGTGCGCCGGGTCGACGGCGCGCGGCGTGCGCTCAGGCGGTGTCGGCGCGTTCCGCGAGCGCGCGGGACTCCGCCCGGATGCGCCGCCACGCGAAGGGCGACGCGAGCTGTCGCCAGAACGTCGTCGGGAACGCGGGCAGGTCGGCGAGCCCGATGTGCTCGGGCGGCTCGCGATCCTTCGGCCAGAAGAACGTCCCGAACACGAGGTCCCAGACGCTCGAGTTCTGTCCGTAGTTGTGGTTCGCCTCGGCGATCGTCTTCGAGTGGTGCCAGCGGTGGAGCTCGGCCATCGAGAAGAAGTAGTTGAGCGGGCCGATGCGCGTCGCGAGGTTGGCGTGCTGGAAGTAGCCGTGCACCGCGGAGACGACGCTGAAGAGGAGCAGCACCTCCTCGCCCGCGCCGAGCGCGACGAGCGGCCCGAATCCGAGCAGACCGTCGAGCGCGATGTCGAGCGGGTGGAAGCGCGACGCGTTCAGGAAGTAGAGGCGCGGCACGCTGTGGTGCGTCGCGTGGATGCGCCACAGGAAGTCGACCTCGTGCTCGAGCCGGTGCGCCCAGTACTTCGGCAGCTCGGCCGCGACGAGCGCGAGCACGAGCTGCGCGGCGATCGGCCAGTGCGCGGGCCAGAGCGTCGCGCCGAGGGCCGCGCTCGCCCACGCCGACGCCTGGAAGCCGAGCCAGATGGCGCCCGCGCCGGCGATCTGGCTCGTCACCGTGACGGTCGGGACGTAGGCCATGTCGACGCGCAGGTCGCCCGTCGAGTGCAGCCACGACGCGTGATGCGGGAAGAGCCGCTCGAGCACCGCGACGACGACGGCCGTCGCGAGCAGGAGCGCGAACGCGGCGATGTCGGCGCGGCCCGCCTGGAACGACGCGTGCGCGGCGACGAGCGTCGAGCCGAGCACGACCGGGAAGGCGGTGTGCGCGACCAGCCGCCGCGCCCAGCCCTCCTTCGCGGCGGCCCCGCTCGCGGAGACCGGCTCGAACCCGCTCCCGTCTCGGCTCGCTTCCGTCACGCTCGCTCCCGCGCGCGTCGCCCGGAGGTCCTGCGCGCGGCGGATCCTACTTCGGCGGCGCCGCGCGGGGCGATCGCGATCGCGCGCGAGCGACGCCGATATACTCGCCGCGCCGTCGGTTCGATCCCATCGATGGCGACGCGCGCGCGGGCGCGAAGGGGAGGGGAATCGCCGTGCCCGCCCTGCGACGCGGCCGCGATGCGCTCCACTCCGTTCGCGCGCGCGTCGCGCGGCGCCTCGACGACAGCGCCGCGCTGCGCGCGCTGCTCGCGCTCGCGGCGTGCGTGGGAGCGACGACGGGCGTCGCGGTACTGCGCGCGGGCGGCGAGGCGGCCGACCCGGCCGCGCGCTTCGGCGTCGCGTTCGCCGCCTCGTGGTGGGTCGGGCGCGTGCTGCGCGTGCGCGGCGAACGCTTCCTCGGGGCGAGCGGGTTCGCCGTCTTCCGCGACCCCGTCTTCGAAGCGCTCGCGGGCGCGCTCGCGCAGGCGTGCGCGTGGCTCGTCGCATCGGCGGTGTGGAAGCGAGCGCTCGGCCTGCACGCACCCCTCCTCGATTGGGCGGGCGCGCCGCAGTGGAGCGGCCTCGCGCTCCCGGCGCTCGCGCTCCTGCTCGCGCTCGCGGCATCGCTCGGGCCCGTCGCGCGCGCGATCGCGCCGCGTCGCTCCGACCTCGCGCCGCCCATCGCGTTCCTCGCCGTCTTCGCGTGGACGTGCGGCGCGCACTGGCGCGCGCTCGCGCCGTACAGCTCCGATCCCGCGCAGCACATCGCGTGGCTCGCGCAGCTCTCGTCGTTCGGCTTCGCGCCCGACGTCTACGGGCAGACGGATGCGCCCATCACGTATCCGCTCGGCTTCCACGCGTGGCTCGCCGGGCTCGGCGGCGTCGCGGGTCTTCTGCCGACGACGCTCGTCGCGATCGCGCCGCCGCTCGCTTCGGCGTGGCTCGTGTACGTCGCGGTCGCCGGCGCGCGCGCACTCGTGCCGCGCGCGAACGGACGCCGCGCGACGCCGTGGCTCGCCACCGCGGTGTTCACCGCGTCGAGCGCCGCGCTCTCGTCCGCGCAGCTCTCGGTGTGGGAGGCGTACGAAGGCACCGGTCGGCTCGCGGCCGGCGCCCTGCACGCGGTTCCCTTCGCCGTCCTGCTCGCCGCAGCAGGCGGCGTGCGCGCCTTCGCGCCGGTCGGGCGCGCGTCGCTCGCCGGCTTCGCCGCGACGCTCGCGTGCATCGCGAGCGGAGCGCTCGTCGTGCTCGTGAACCCGACGCACGCGCTGCTCCACGCGACCCTCTCCGCGACCGCGCTCGTCGCTGCGCTCGCTTCCGGCACGGCGCGCTGGCGCGGCGTCGCTCTCGGCACGGCGGCCGGCCTCGCGCTCGCCTGGGCGATGGCGGCCGGCGATCCCGCGGCCTCGCGCGCGCTCGGGTGGGGCGCGCCGCCCGATGCGGCCCTCGCGCGCGTCGAGGCGGAGTTCGGCGCCGGGATGCCCGCGGCGACCTGTGCGAGCGCGCGATGCGTGGCCGCCGCCGCGCTGCGGACACGCACGCTCGTCGACGCGCTCGTGCCGGCGCGCGTGCTCGTCGAGGGGCCGGTCCGCGCGCTGCTCGAGCCCGGGCTCGACCTGCGCCGCGCCATCCCGTTCGTGAAGGGGCCGCGCAACTTTCCGGACCCTACGGGGATCGGGATCTCACCCCTACAAGGATGGGTGCGGTGGATCCTGATCCCGCTGCCGCTCGCCCTCGTGCTGCGGCGGCGCGATGCGGCGTGGCTGCGCGCCGTGGGAGCGGTCGTCGTCGCGGCGACGCTCGACGCCGCCGGCCGCTCCGCGCTTCGGGCGTGGGTGCACGCCGACGACGCGGCGCTGCGACTCTGGCCCGACTACGCGAACCGCGCATCGGCCATCGCCTTCGCGCAGATGCTCTGGCCACTCGTCGCGGCCGGCGCCGTACTCGGCACGCGCCTCGTTCGCGAGACGGAGCGGTCGCGCGGGGCGATGGGCCGCGTCGTTCCCCTCGGAGTCGCGGTCGGGGCGCTCGCGCTCGCGTTCGCGACGGCGGAGGTCGACCTGCGCGAGCGCCAGGCGCCGCTCGCGAGCGCGGCGCGAGGCCCGACGCGGGGCGACGTCGCCGATCTCCGCGCGCTCGAGGCGCGCAGCGTGCCGGCCGGCGAGGCCTACCTCGTCGCGGCGCACGTCGCGGCGTCGAACCGCGAGCGCTGGATCGCGCCGACCGACCCGTCGCTCGCGCTGTACCTGCAGGCGGGGCGGCCCGCGCTGTTCCTCTACCACCTGTCGGTGGGGGCGCGCGTCGCGGCGAGCGACCTCGATGCC
This genomic interval from Myxococcota bacterium contains the following:
- the dnaX gene encoding DNA polymerase III subunit gamma/tau, whose translation is MSYQVIARKWRPQAFDEVVGQAHVTTALRNAIRTGRVPHAILLTGPRGVGKTTIARIVARCLNCEKGPTETPCGTCDACRDISAGRSTDVQEVDAASRTSVDDVRELIESIRYAPSPGKHRIFVVDEVHMLSTAAFNALLKTLEEPPPSSLFLFATTNPEKIPFTVVSRCQRYDLRRIRIADVADQLGRIAEAEGVSLSRASLVSIALEGDGSMRDAQTLLDQLIAYGGNEISDETVATVLDLIDRRVLLAIARACIERDAAAALDACARAVDSGSDPKRLAAALIALLRDLVVLAIAPDGELVEASDAELEELRTLAGSTDAARLRRMFRAMVREQEDLAWAPQPYAVLEMAIVRLATMPDGEDVARLLARLDALERRLAGGGNVGGGRGGEGAPARSTPPARGEPGPPTARRGTPPDDAPPRRAAADAPPRSAPGEAAPRSAPPRASAPTRAALDDDVPFPDDVDFGDPDAEVDGRGDDSAFGSTRAAPSRARGPRADEAPLPVVFDRLRAFAQERDRGGFAALADARLVERQSGFVAIELGSDFQARRLRDRAAALEAVCSEFFAEPTTVEIRCAESTPPPRRARGARDDAPQRDGDDASALRREAARRARQAALHNEGVNTALEVLGASIVDIQPIAPGGPRGART
- a CDS encoding sterol desaturase family protein translates to MTEASRDGSGFEPVSASGAAAKEGWARRLVAHTAFPVVLGSTLVAAHASFQAGRADIAAFALLLATAVVVAVLERLFPHHASWLHSTGDLRVDMAYVPTVTVTSQIAGAGAIWLGFQASAWASAALGATLWPAHWPIAAQLVLALVAAELPKYWAHRLEHEVDFLWRIHATHHSVPRLYFLNASRFHPLDIALDGLLGFGPLVALGAGEEVLLLFSVVSAVHGYFQHANLATRIGPLNYFFSMAELHRWHHSKTIAEANHNYGQNSSVWDLVFGTFFWPKDREPPEHIGLADLPAFPTTFWRQLASPFAWRRIRAESRALAERADTA